CCATAGATACTCTGGTCCTCGTCGCCCACCATAAAGATATTGCCGTCCTCTCCCGAAAGAAGCCGGATAATTTCATACTGAATCTTCGAGGTGTCCTGGGCTTCATCGATATTGATGTACTTGTACTGGCCGGTAAAAACCTTCAGCAGCTCAGGGTTTTTCTTTAAAAGAAGCCAGGCGTATTTGAGCATATCATCAAAATCCATCAGGTGATGCCTGCGTTTATACGCTTCATAGGCCTTAAACAACTTTGGAAAATCCACATCGCCCACTTTCATTTCCCCGATTTCTTCCTCAGAGAGCAGCATATTTTTACAGTAGGTAATGGCCGATACAATGTCCGCAATATCATTTTCTGCCGGATAACTCTTAAAGAGCTCCTGAAAAAGCTCCTTGATAATGCTTCCTGTATTCTCGATGATCTGAAAGGCCCGGCGGTGATACAGCCGTTCATAATTGCGGATAACCGACAGAGTAAAGCTGTGTATGGTACTGAACCGCAGGCCTTCAGCGCCCTTTTCCCCAAAAATTTTCAGATAACGCCGGCTAAGATCACGGGCTCCGGCTTTACTGAAAGTCAGTGTTAAAATGGATTCCGGAGGTATCTCTTTCACTCGGATCATATAAGCAATGCGGCAAATGACCACTGTAGTTTTCCCGCTTCCCGGCACAGCCAGAAGCAGCGTAGCTCCGGAAATCCTGCCAACAGCCTCACGCTGCTGGACGTTTAGCTGCAATCGGTACTTTTGCATAAAAACATCCAAACTTCCCATCGCTAACTGATCTTCTCAAGCAATCCGAGAATCCCCTCTGCCGCCTGATGCATCTGCTCAGTATTTGAAATGTCCGCAGGGTTATCTCCCTTCTGCGCGCCGTAATCACCAAAACCCGCGTGATTTCCGCCCTCGATCTCTGTCATGACCGCTGCTCCCGGATAAACGGCTTCCGCTGCCTTCACCTTATCCAAATCAGCGACACCGTCATCACTTCCCCAGAGCGAAACCACCTGGACTTCTGTATCCCTAATACCATCATCTGCTGGGTAGGCCGCCAGAAAAAAGATTCCCTTTACTTCAGTTTGCGCCTCGGCCAGCTTCGGCGCCATGGCACCACCCAGAGAATGTCCGCCGACTATCCAGTTTTCAATTTCCGGATGCAGTGCCATGACCTCACTTCCCCGTTCAGGCGAGAGCACTGCCAGATTCATGGGCATTCTGACAATATAAACCGGATAGCCCTGCTCCGCAATTTCCAGAGCCAAAGGCGCGTAGGCCTCTGGCTCTACAAAAGCACCGGGATAAAAAATGACGCCCGTCTCTCCTTTTCGGTTTTCTGGTTCAAAGGCAATGGTTCCGGCTTCTTTTACCGCGACACGGCTGTTTCCTCTCAAGGCCTGCTGTGCTGCCGCTTCTGGCTGATAGGACATGCCATTGACCGCGATCCCGACCGCCGGCAATAAAAACAGCAGCGCTGCCGCGATGCCGACAAGAGTCTGTTTTAACTTTTTATGCTTCATATACTTTCCTTCTTACAACTTTAAAATTTCTTAACTTGACAACTTTTCTTGTCAATGATATACTTTTTGACAAGAATTCTTGTCAAATCAATTCTCTGGTTTCTCTATTATACCCGATATCCAAATCGCTGACAAACCGGAACCGAAAGGAAACAACCATGATCACAGTAAACAACGTTACAAAAAAGTACGGAAAAACCAAAGCCAACAATGACCTCAATTTTACCGTCAAAGATGGTGAGATCGCTATACTTCTGGGACCAAACGGCGCTGGTAAATCAACCATTATCAAATGCATCTGCGGGCTGCTCCGGTTTGAGGGTACCATTGAAATTAACGGTGCGCCCTGCCGCTCTCTTGACGCCAAGCGCCAGCTGGGCTATATTCCTGAGCTTCCCGCTCTTTACGATATGCTGACGATCGAGGAGCATCTGGAGTTTATCGCCCGGGCCTATGGCCTCACTGACTGGAAAGCAAAAGCCGACGCGCTTATCGAACGCTTCGAGCTAGACGATAAGCGCAAAAAGCTCGGCAAGGAGCTGTCTAAGGGAATGCAGCAAAAGGTCAGCATCTGCTGTGCTCTGCTGTTTGAACCGAAGGTCATCATCTTTGACGAACCCATGGTGGGCCTTGACCCCCATGCCATCAAAGAGCTGAAGCTGATTTTTTCTGAGCTCAGAAATCAGGGTGTTTCACTTCTCATCAGCACACATATGATCGACTCGGTGGAGGATTATTGGGATGTGGCCCATATCATGATGAACGGAGAGATACGAGCAACCCGAAGGGCAGAGGAGCTCACCGAAGCCGACGAATCCCTGGAGGCGCTTTTCTTCAGCATTACCGAAGGGGAGGCCTAGGATGTCCAGTATTTTTTACCTTTGGAAAACAACCTTTAAAAACCGGCTTCTTGACCTGAAGAACCATCCCAGCCATCTGGTCGTGACCATTCTTGTGGTTCTGTTTTTTGGCTTTGCCCTTGTGTCTACCGTCTTTACACCCGGAGGGGATATTCCTCTCGCGCAAAACCAGAATCTCCCGTTGCTGGGTGCAATCCTTATCGGCCTGTTTCTGTTCCTGCTGGTCACACAGATACAAAAGGGACTTTCCTCCGGGGGCAGCTTCTTCAGCATGGCAGATGTCAACCTGCTCTTTCTGGCGCCGGTTTCTCCAAGAAAGATCCTGGCCTACGGCCTGGCTAAGCAGGTAGGTATGTCCCTGCTGCTGGGGTTCTTTATCCTGTTTCAGGGAGCTACTCTTCGGACGATCTTTGGCGTCGGCACCTCCGGGCTCATCGCCCTGTTTGTTGGCTACTGCCTGTTTCTGGTAGTCGGTGAAATCCTGGCTCTTGCCATTTATTCCTATACCCGGGGTGATGACAACCGCCGCCGCGTTGTAAGGGCAGTGCTCTATTGTTTCGGCTTCCTGATGGCCGCCTTATTTTTGACCACACTTTTTAAAACCCAGAATTTCTATGAAGCTCTGCTCAGCGCAGCGGATTCCAGCCTGATGGAGTACATTCCTGTCCTTGGCTGGACAAAAGCCTTCACCATGGGTCTGATTGCCGGAAACTTCCTGAAGGCCCTTGTCTTTCTGGTACTGCTCATCGCTTTGATCGGCCTGATCATCCTGTATATCTACCGGAGCGAATCGGACTATTACGAAGATGTGCTTCAGTCGGCTGAAAAAACCTACACCACTAAAACTGCCGCCAAAGATGGGCGCATCAGCGACACCAAGGATGCATCCAAAATCAGCCGTAAAAAAACCGGCATCGGCCGCGGAAAGGGTGCTTCTGTTTTCTTTTTCAAGCATCTGCTGGAAAACCGCCGCTCGGGTTATTTGTTTTTAAACCAATTCACCCTCATCTGCACCGTGGTAGCCATTCTCGCCAGCCTGCTGGCAAAGGAGCATGTCAGTCTGATGTTGATCTTTGGCATGCTGTGCTATCTTCAGGTGCTGACTGGGGCGATGGGACGCTGGGTCAAAGAGCTGACTTTGCCTTACATTTATATGATTCCCCAGAATCCGTTTAAAAAACTGGTTTTTGCCAGCCTGGAATCTGTGGTGGACAGCTTTGTCAGTGGTTTGATTATCTTTATTCCCTGCGGATTGATTCTCGGCGCGCCCGCCGCCGAGATCATCGCGGTCATCGCTGCCCGTGTGGGGCTGGCAGCCCTTTTGTCTGCTGGCAATATTTTAATCGAGCGCATTCTCGGCAATATGCAGAGCAAGGTG
The DNA window shown above is from Eubacterium limosum and carries:
- a CDS encoding alpha/beta hydrolase gives rise to the protein MKHKKLKQTLVGIAAALLFLLPAVGIAVNGMSYQPEAAAQQALRGNSRVAVKEAGTIAFEPENRKGETGVIFYPGAFVEPEAYAPLALEIAEQGYPVYIVRMPMNLAVLSPERGSEVMALHPEIENWIVGGHSLGGAMAPKLAEAQTEVKGIFFLAAYPADDGIRDTEVQVVSLWGSDDGVADLDKVKAAEAVYPGAAVMTEIEGGNHAGFGDYGAQKGDNPADISNTEQMHQAAEGILGLLEKIS
- a CDS encoding ABC transporter ATP-binding protein, which translates into the protein MITVNNVTKKYGKTKANNDLNFTVKDGEIAILLGPNGAGKSTIIKCICGLLRFEGTIEINGAPCRSLDAKRQLGYIPELPALYDMLTIEEHLEFIARAYGLTDWKAKADALIERFELDDKRKKLGKELSKGMQQKVSICCALLFEPKVIIFDEPMVGLDPHAIKELKLIFSELRNQGVSLLISTHMIDSVEDYWDVAHIMMNGEIRATRRAEELTEADESLEALFFSITEGEA
- a CDS encoding putative ABC exporter domain-containing protein; amino-acid sequence: MSSIFYLWKTTFKNRLLDLKNHPSHLVVTILVVLFFGFALVSTVFTPGGDIPLAQNQNLPLLGAILIGLFLFLLVTQIQKGLSSGGSFFSMADVNLLFLAPVSPRKILAYGLAKQVGMSLLLGFFILFQGATLRTIFGVGTSGLIALFVGYCLFLVVGEILALAIYSYTRGDDNRRRVVRAVLYCFGFLMAALFLTTLFKTQNFYEALLSAADSSLMEYIPVLGWTKAFTMGLIAGNFLKALVFLVLLIALIGLIILYIYRSESDYYEDVLQSAEKTYTTKTAAKDGRISDTKDASKISRKKTGIGRGKGASVFFFKHLLENRRSGYLFLNQFTLICTVVAILASLLAKEHVSLMLIFGMLCYLQVLTGAMGRWVKELTLPYIYMIPQNPFKKLVFASLESVVDSFVSGLIIFIPCGLILGAPAAEIIAVIAARVGLAALLSAGNILIERILGNMQSKVLVVMLYYLILVVLLIPGAIAGVAVGLVAGNLAAGLFADCAINVVIALIILALCRNLLHTMEMNIQ